Proteins encoded together in one Fervidobacterium thailandense window:
- a CDS encoding helix-turn-helix domain-containing protein codes for MDKKELVLKVLLESQEPLRPGDIAERAGISKEDVDKILKDLKKEGKIESPKRCYYTVKKNG; via the coding sequence ATGGATAAAAAAGAACTTGTGTTGAAAGTTCTTCTCGAATCGCAGGAACCACTGCGGCCCGGAGACATCGCCGAGAGAGCTGGTATCTCAAAGGAGGATGTCGACAAAATTCTGAAGGACTTGAAAAAAGAAGGTAAAATCGAGTCCCCAAAAAGGTGCTACTATACGGTAAAGAAAAACGGTTAA